A stretch of Colletotrichum lupini chromosome 2, complete sequence DNA encodes these proteins:
- a CDS encoding fatty acid hydroxylase superfamily protein: MVNETIPPTMAANFTSTVGDLPPLPEYTLKPYADLIPGLPDVYLRIFLPIVVYWILSLFFHVIDVYDVWPQYRLHTPEEITKRNHVSRYEVARDVLLQQLIQVGMSVFLEYIDEEQFTGKENYDVAVWATRVRVAQRALPTILGLLGLNAASLAKNMSATHPFIAGALAGGHYPFLTTELDGSHAVVPVFAAWELLVAKAIYWLVIPGFQLFAAISILDTWQYFLHRLMHVNKWMYTTFHSRHHRLYVPYAYGALYNHPFEGFLLDTLGAGIGFLLTGMSARQGLLFFCLSTVKTVDDHCGYALPWDPLQHITSNNAAYHDIHHQTWGIKTNFSQPFFIFWDRALDTRYKGDRQNRLLASKGKGAAVAAKSE, encoded by the exons ATGGTGAACGAAACCATCCCACCCACGATGGCGGCAAACTTCACGTCGACCGTCGGCGACCTCCCGCCTCTGCCGGAATACACCCTCAAGCCCTATGCCGACCTCATTCCCGGCCTGCCCGACGTCTATCTGCGCATCTTCCTGCCCATCGTCGTCTACTGGATCCTGTCCCTCTTCTTCCACGTCATTGACGTCTACGATGTCTGGCCGCAGTACCGCCTGCACACCCCCGAAGAGATCACCAAGCGCAACCACGTTTCCCGCTACGAGGTCGCCCGCGACGTCCTCCTCCAGCAGCTCATCCAGGTCGGCATGTCCGTCTTCCTCGAGTACATTGACGAGGAGCAATTCACGGGCAAGGAGAACTATGACGTCGCCGTCTGGGCCACTCGCGTCCGCGTCGCCCAGCGCGCCCTGCCCACCATCCTCGGCCTGCTCGGCCTCAACGCCGCTTCCCTCGCAAAGAACATGTCCGCAACGCACCCCTTCATCGCCGGTGCGCTCGCCGGCGGTCACTACCCCTTCCTCACTACCGAGCTCGACGGATCACACGCCGTCGTCCCCGTCTTCGCCGCCTGGGAACTGCTCGTCGCAAAGGCAATCTACTGGCTCGTCATTCCTGGGTTCCAGCTCTTCGCCGCCATCTCTATCCTGGACACATGGCAGTACTTCCTCCACCGTCTTATGCACGTAAACAAGTGGATGTACA CGACATTCCACTCGAGACATCACCGTCTCTACGTCCCCTACGCCTATGGAGCCCTCTACAACCACCCGTTTGAGGGCTTCCTGCTCGACACCCTGGGCGCGGGCATCGGCTTCCTCCTCACCGGCATGAGCGCGAGGCAGGGACTTCTGTTCTTCTGCCTGTCCACCGTCAAGACCGTCGACGACCACTGCGGCTACGCGCTGCCCTGGGACCCCCTTCAGCACATCACGAGCAACAACGCCGCCTACCACGACATCCACCACCAGACGTGGGGCATCAAGACCAACTTCTCTCAGCCCTTCTTCATCTTCTGGGACCGCGCCCTTGACACGCGGTACAAGGGCGACAGGCAAAACCGGTTGCTGGCGTCAAAGGGCAAGGGAGCCGCGGTGGCGGCCAAGTCCGAATAA
- a CDS encoding translationally-controlled tumor protein translates to MIIYKDIITGDEIISDSYDLKDIDGIVFEADCAMITEGAVSVDTGANASAEEADEGTEDAEIKVNNIVHSFRLQSTQFDKKSFLGYLKGYMKTVKTALQEKNAPAEKITAFEKGAQKYVKETLLPNFKDFEFYTGESMNPDGMVVLLNYREDGVTPYIIVWQHGLEGMKV, encoded by the exons ATGATTATTTACAAG GACATCATTACCGGAGACGAGATCATCTCGGACTCTTACGACCTCAAGGACATCGATGGCATTGTCTTCGAGGCCGACTGCGCCATGATCACCGAGGGCGCCGTCAGCGTCG ACACCGGCGCCAACGCCTCCGCCGAGGAGGCTGACGAGGGTACTGAGGACGCCGAGATCAAGGTCAACAACATTGTCCACTCTTTCCGCCTCCAGTCCACCCAGTTCGACAAGAAGAGCTTCCTCGGCTACCTCAAGG GCTACATGAAGACTGTCAAGACTGCCCTTCAGGAGAAGAACGCCCCCGCCGAGAAGATCACCGCCTTCGAGAAGGGTGCCCAGAAGTACGTCAAGGAGACCCTCCTTCCCAACTTCAAGGACTTCGAGTTCTACACTGGCGAGTCGATGAACCCCGATGGAAT GGTCGTCCTCCTCAACTACCGCGAGGATGGTGTCACCCCCTACATCATCGTCTGGCAGCACGGCCTCGAGGGCATGAAGGTTTAA
- a CDS encoding zinc carboxypeptidase, protein MFEAIKPRGDPDPTSGPGHESGGVTALYWTGVFRPLLPSHHSLFSPRRNQYPKPSWSINLALGYPRKPRQQGLAPTLLGVASHLRTLFSTPKVMVCRMSAKMLRWPAKRRDSRASYKHLGLGLHGHQPSTPHFLPFKFATAKMKILCDSHGGESESAVFNSKVIMKSTALLAVIATVTALTGNNRIKTPRDEKVSYEGYQVYRVSTSNAPPNQLAHLRSFPSIDLKGSVEVAIPPSEVESLKALGLLDDTQLLDDDLGRAIRAESEAEKKPVLTKRGELPDLSWFDSYHAYDDHVQYWRDLHAAFPDNSEWLDIGASYEGRNIFGLRLWGGEDTGTKPVVLWHGTVHAREWITTMTVEYLTYQLIDGYKSGDQNVTAFFDAYDFYIVPFHNPDGFVYSQTTNRLWRKNRQPRSNTTCIGTDGNRNWNFQWDYPLEDGSVSADPCGETFRGLAPGDTTENVVLSALSRELASTAANSTGGGGIRLFIDWHSYSQLILLPWGFSCDPDVLPRNLQAQRDVGAGYAATIAATSGETYEVGPSCEILYYSTGSARDFHHGALNATYSWSVELRPKSGGSGGSGFILAPEFILPTAEEHWEGIKYVLGAVGK, encoded by the exons ATGTTCGAGGCAATAAAACCCCGTGGTGACCCGGATCCCACTTCCGGGCCGGGTCATGAGTCGGGCGGCGTCACGGCGCTCTACTGGACCGGAGTCTTCCGT CCGCTGCTTCCATCGCACCACTCGCTCTTCTCGCCTCGTCGAAATCAATATCCCAAGCCTTCCTGGTCTATCAACCTGGCTCTCGGCTATCCTCGCAAGCCAAGACAACAAGGTCTAGCACCTACTCTTCTGGGTGTAGCCTCGCATCTCCGC ACCCTCTTCAGCACGCCGAAAGTAATGGTTTGCAGGATGTCTGCGAAAATGCTACGCTGGCCCGCGAAACGTCGAGACTCGAGAGCGTCATACAAGCATCTCGGTCTTGGCTTGCATGGTCATCAACCGTCGACCCCTCACTTTTTGCCCTTTAAGTTCGCCACGGCCAAGATGAAGATTTTGTGCGATTCACACGGCGGGGAAAG CGAATCGGCTGTGTTCAATTCAAAAGTCATCATGAAGTCCACAGCTTTACTCGCCGTAATCGCCACGGTCACCGCCCTCACCGGTAACAATAGGATAAAGACGCCCCGAGACGAAAAGGTCAGCTACGAAGGCTACCAGGTCTACCGCGTATCGACATCCAACGCACCACCAAACCAACTCGCCCACCTGCGCTCGTTTCCGTCCATTGACCTCAAGGGCTCCGTCGAAGTCGCGATCCCGCCCAGCGAGGTTGAATCACTCAAGGCTCTGGGACTGCTGGACGACACGCAGCTTCTAGACGATGACCTCGGACGGGCGATCAGGGCCGAGTCCGAGGCCGAAAAGAAGCCCGTCTTGACCAAGAGGGGCGAGCTGCCGGACCTGAGCTGGTTTGACTCGTACCACGCGTATGACGACCACGTACAGTACTGGAGGGACCTCCACGCTGCGTTTCCCGACAACTCGGAGTGGCTGGACATTGGTGCCTCGTATGAGGGCCGCAACATATTCGGGCTGCGGCTTTGGGGAGGCGAGGACACGGGGACGAAGCCCGTTGTCCTCTGGCACGGCACCGTTCATGCCAGGGAGTGGATTACTACAATG ACTGTCGAGTACTTGACCTACCAACTCATCGACGGCTACAAGTCTGGAGACCAAAACGTCACAGCCTTCTTCGACGCTTACGACTTCTACATTGTGCCCTTTCACAACCCTGATG GCTTTGTGTACAGCCAGACCACAAACCGCCTCTGGCGCAAGAACCGCCAGCCGCGCTCCAACACGACCTGCATAGGCACCGACGGCAACCGCAACTGGAACTTCCAGTGGGACTACCCCCTCGAGGACGGAAGCGTCTCCGCCGATCCGTGCGGCGAGACCTTCCGCGGCCTCGCGCCGGGCGACACGACCGAGAACGTCGTACTCTCGGCCCTCTCGCGGGAGCTAGCTTCCACAGCTGCCAACTCCACCGGTGGCGGCGGCATCAGACTCTTCATTGACTGGCACAGCTACTCGCAGCTGATCCTCCTCCCTTGGGGCTTCTCCTGCGACCCCGACGTGCTGCCCCGGAACCTCCAGGCGCAGCGGGACGTGGGCGCGGGGTACGCCGCGACGATTGCGGCGACGAGCGGGGAGACCTACGAGGTCGGCCCGTCGTGTGAGATTTTGTACTATTCCACGGGCTCTGCCAGAGATTTTCACCACGGGGCGCTGAATGCGACGTACTCGTGGAGCGTCGAGTTGCGGCCCAAGAGCGGGGGGAGCGGAGGGTCTGGGTTCATTCTGGCGCCCGAGTTCATCTTACCCACGGCCGAGGAGCATTGGGAGGGGATCAAGTATGTGCTGGGTGCTGTTGGCAAGTAA